Proteins encoded within one genomic window of Balneolaceae bacterium:
- a CDS encoding TonB-dependent receptor plug domain-containing protein: MKYFIPLLSITVLLLFTGCASTGSYSSNNSQQAGTEIMVDNPNLGLDIYLRRLSGVRVQGSGRAATISIRGSSSTFLQSDTRPLFVIDGVRAGRSFSNIYTMLNMQNVKAVRVIKLSKATMLYGHEGRNGVIEITSRG, from the coding sequence ATGAAATACTTCATCCCTCTCCTTTCCATTACAGTTTTGCTTCTCTTTACAGGCTGTGCCAGTACTGGTTCATATTCTTCCAACAACTCTCAGCAAGCCGGAACCGAAATTATGGTTGACAATCCTAATCTTGGACTCGATATCTACCTGCGCCGGCTGAGTGGCGTGAGAGTTCAGGGATCGGGGCGTGCGGCAACGATCTCCATTCGCGGCTCATCATCTACTTTCCTGCAATCAGATACGCGTCCTTTATTTGTAATTGATGGTGTTCGAGCCGGCAGAAGTTTTTCAAATATTTATACGATGCTAAATATGCAAAATGTCAAGGCTGTTCGTGTGATCAAATTATCGAAAGCCACTATGTTGTATGGGCATGAGGGAAGGAACGGAGTTATAGAGATCACCAGCAGAGGCTGA
- a CDS encoding S8 family serine peptidase, whose translation MNQKKRKRYLVTYADQDIDSSKASSILGVTKSKTKEGVSFMETDSTPKKDDVLHFSKLGISSIELDDEEHSKLAKKKEVLAVEEDTEVHILELSAEEEQLERFNSSISEAGYDTNGSYDEGYRNAMMDLFSSMLQMGTREQTSGSGGYGPVLPVPRNPILRPIPRKPFPWRPPVLRKQPVPWNISMINAPAAWNRGYKGSGVKVAVLDTGIANHNDLTISGGASFVSGVSSYDDGHSHGTHCAGIIGARNNFIGVVGVAPLCSLYAVKVLSDSGSGYSSWVIAGMDWCIQNDIQVASMSLGSSTAPSTAYANAVRKCQEAGVTVVTSAGNSGNSSSFPWVGSPANAYQRSNSNASPIAVGAVNQSSNIASFSSRDGDHSEWNRVTVVAPGVDVNSTVLNNGYDEKTGTSMACPHVAGLAALLYEKYPGISPINVERRITASASDLGAAGFDEPHGYGLINCDLATA comes from the coding sequence ATGAATCAGAAAAAAAGAAAGAGATACTTGGTTACATATGCGGATCAGGACATAGATTCGTCTAAAGCAAGCAGTATACTTGGTGTAACAAAAAGCAAAACCAAAGAGGGCGTCTCGTTTATGGAGACCGACTCCACCCCTAAAAAAGATGATGTCCTTCACTTTTCAAAACTTGGAATCAGTTCTATTGAACTGGACGATGAGGAACATTCCAAACTGGCAAAAAAGAAAGAAGTATTAGCTGTTGAGGAGGATACAGAAGTTCATATTCTTGAGCTCTCGGCAGAAGAAGAGCAACTGGAACGATTCAACAGCTCCATCAGCGAAGCCGGTTACGACACAAATGGTTCGTACGACGAAGGTTACCGAAATGCCATGATGGACCTTTTCTCATCGATGCTTCAAATGGGAACAAGAGAACAAACTTCTGGAAGTGGAGGATATGGACCGGTTTTACCAGTACCCCGAAACCCAATTCTAAGACCCATTCCAAGAAAACCATTCCCCTGGAGACCACCCGTATTGCGAAAGCAACCGGTACCCTGGAATATCAGCATGATCAATGCACCCGCAGCGTGGAACAGGGGCTACAAGGGAAGTGGCGTGAAAGTTGCCGTTCTTGATACGGGAATCGCGAATCATAACGACCTTACCATATCGGGCGGTGCATCTTTTGTAAGTGGTGTATCCAGTTACGACGACGGGCACAGCCACGGTACGCACTGTGCAGGAATCATCGGTGCCAGGAACAATTTTATCGGCGTGGTTGGAGTTGCCCCTTTGTGCAGTCTCTATGCCGTAAAAGTGCTTTCAGACTCTGGCAGCGGGTACTCATCATGGGTTATTGCAGGCATGGACTGGTGTATTCAAAATGATATACAGGTTGCGAGTATGAGTCTGGGTAGTTCAACAGCCCCAAGTACGGCCTATGCCAATGCGGTTAGAAAGTGCCAGGAAGCTGGTGTAACTGTTGTTACATCTGCCGGAAACTCAGGAAACAGCAGTTCCTTCCCCTGGGTAGGTTCACCGGCTAATGCTTACCAGAGATCGAACTCTAATGCAAGTCCGATTGCAGTTGGTGCTGTTAATCAAAGCAGTAACATAGCCAGCTTTTCATCACGTGACGGAGATCATTCCGAGTGGAATCGGGTTACCGTAGTAGCTCCCGGAGTTGACGTCAATTCCACTGTGTTGAATAATGGTTATGACGAAAAAACCGGAACCAGTATGGCATGTCCTCACGTAGCCGGTCTTGCTGCACTTCTTTATGAGAAGTATCCGGGTATCAGCCCCATAAATGTTGAACGCAGAATTACGGCATCAGCATCAGATCTTGGTGCTGCCGGATTCGATGAACCACACGGTTATGGTTTGATAAACTGTGACCTGGCAACAGCGTAG
- a CDS encoding NYN domain-containing protein: MDTGSTQKLAILIDADNAQPSITENLLAEVAKYGTANVKRIYGDWTQPQLRGWKEVLLEHSIQPIQQFGYTRGKNATDSALIIDAMDLLYTDKFDGFCLVSSDSDFTKLAARIREAGLVVYGFGEKKTPDPFVAACDKFIYTEVLAEEDDDKQQRKKRPAKDLKQDTKLVNLVRNAIEASSDESGWAHLAPVGSYIAKQSPGFDPRNYGYKKLGELIDAIGLFEMEERKVGDGHSKVIYVKDKRK; the protein is encoded by the coding sequence ATGGATACAGGTTCTACACAAAAACTTGCCATTCTGATCGATGCCGATAACGCCCAGCCATCTATCACAGAAAATTTACTTGCAGAAGTTGCCAAATACGGAACTGCAAATGTAAAACGAATTTATGGAGACTGGACGCAGCCCCAGCTTCGGGGATGGAAAGAGGTTTTACTTGAACACTCTATTCAGCCCATACAGCAATTTGGATATACCCGGGGTAAAAATGCAACAGACAGTGCCCTGATCATTGATGCAATGGACTTGCTTTATACAGACAAATTCGATGGATTTTGCCTTGTTTCCAGCGACAGCGATTTTACCAAACTTGCAGCTCGTATTCGGGAGGCCGGCCTTGTAGTCTATGGATTCGGTGAAAAGAAAACACCCGATCCATTCGTTGCTGCCTGCGATAAATTTATTTACACGGAGGTATTAGCAGAAGAGGATGATGATAAACAGCAGAGAAAAAAACGTCCCGCAAAAGATTTAAAACAAGATACAAAGCTTGTTAACCTGGTAAGAAATGCCATCGAAGCATCTTCCGATGAGAGCGGATGGGCGCACCTGGCACCGGTAGGCAGTTATATTGCAAAACAGTCTCCGGGTTTTGATCCCCGAAATTACGGGTATAAAAAACTTGGAGAATTGATAGATGCCATCGGACTTTTTGAAATGGAAGAGAGAAAAGTTGGGGATGGACATTCCAAAGTGATCTATGTAAAAGACAAACGAAAGTAA
- a CDS encoding alpha/beta hydrolase — MDPNFFDSEKGRLAWYSTGNGKSVLLLHGWGSDSKVMMPMAKQLQDIRASYLVDFPGFGNSPEPNSPWRVDDFVDLIEEFIKNILPDESIDLIVHSFGARVALKLLTRPTVSSKIDKVVFTGAAGLKPKRTTNYYLKKYTAKTLKLPFTLLPKQYREKGLTKLRQTSLWKSLGSSDYQKLSGVMRETFVACVNEHLDQLVPQVKHEILLIWGENDTATPLYQGKQFEALLKRSALVEIDGAGHYAFLDKPKQFASILRAYFEPGENS, encoded by the coding sequence ATGGACCCAAATTTTTTTGATTCTGAGAAAGGAAGACTGGCATGGTACTCAACTGGAAACGGTAAATCAGTTCTGCTTTTGCATGGCTGGGGGAGCGACTCAAAAGTAATGATGCCGATGGCAAAACAGCTGCAGGATATCAGAGCAAGTTATCTTGTTGACTTTCCCGGATTTGGAAACTCACCTGAACCAAATTCACCCTGGCGTGTTGATGATTTTGTTGATCTTATAGAAGAGTTTATCAAAAACATTCTTCCAGATGAGTCGATTGACCTAATTGTGCACTCTTTCGGAGCTCGTGTTGCCCTGAAATTGTTAACCCGGCCAACGGTCTCTTCAAAAATAGATAAAGTGGTTTTTACAGGTGCGGCCGGATTGAAACCTAAGCGGACCACTAATTATTATCTGAAAAAATACACTGCAAAAACATTGAAACTTCCGTTTACCCTGTTGCCTAAACAGTACCGGGAGAAAGGACTTACTAAGTTACGACAAACTTCTCTCTGGAAAAGTCTTGGCTCTTCCGACTATCAAAAATTATCCGGGGTGATGAGAGAGACGTTTGTTGCATGCGTAAATGAGCACCTGGATCAACTGGTTCCGCAAGTTAAACATGAGATACTCTTAATTTGGGGAGAGAATGATACAGCAACACCCCTATATCAGGGAAAGCAATTTGAAGCGTTGTTGAAACGGAGTGCTCTCGTTGAAATAGACGGGGCCGGTCATTACGCTTTTTTGGACAAACCAAAACAGTTCGCCTCTATATTGCGTGCTTATTTTGAACCAGGTGAGAACAGCTGA
- a CDS encoding helix-hairpin-helix domain-containing protein: MKRRIFFLLEKLEIKRSERIAISALLILLVILSGALTFSKPYANYSEKEYAKLEKVFKEKSEQIEQEEERILARYQPGRDLPVSISVRNEESPSINLSDTTQQTDEKNEVAEIININTATNERLQELPGVGPAYAERIINWRKENGSFTSKDQLLEIKGIGDKRLARIKPLITL, encoded by the coding sequence ATGAAGAGAAGAATATTTTTCTTACTCGAAAAACTCGAGATCAAAAGAAGCGAAAGAATTGCAATTTCTGCACTACTGATTTTATTAGTGATACTGAGTGGAGCGCTCACTTTTAGCAAACCATATGCTAATTACAGCGAAAAAGAGTATGCCAAACTTGAAAAAGTTTTTAAAGAGAAAAGTGAGCAGATCGAACAGGAAGAGGAACGAATTCTGGCCCGATATCAGCCAGGTCGTGATCTGCCCGTTTCGATCTCCGTCAGAAATGAGGAGAGTCCATCAATAAATTTGTCGGATACAACTCAACAAACAGATGAGAAAAATGAAGTTGCTGAAATTATTAATATCAATACGGCTACCAATGAACGCCTCCAGGAACTACCGGGTGTGGGGCCGGCCTATGCAGAGCGGATTATCAATTGGAGAAAAGAAAATGGATCGTTCACATCCAAAGATCAATTGCTTGAAATTAAAGGAATTGGTGATAAAAGATTGGCCCGAATCAAGCCGTTAATCACTCTTTAA
- a CDS encoding response regulator, with translation MSNKILWADDEIDQLKSHIIFLQNKGFEVTPVTNGRDAISLIKSRTFDIVFLDEQMPGMDGLATLEQIQQLQPSLPVVMITKSEEESIMEDAIGNKISDYLIKPVNPNQILLTIKRILDKRRIQNEKAAQTYLKSFKKLSAKFSEDTSWQEWIDIYKQLTHWELNLEAGDEGLQQVLQDQFQQANQAFGKFIKMEYRGWLKTQDNEHPVLSPNLLEWKVFPLLKENKTVVFFLIDCMRYDQWLLFQSMLNEYFTINTDFYYSILPTATPFSRNAIFSGLYPLEIQRRYPDLWEMGQEESSLNRHEEVLLKRYLNRNGLPEQVKYEKIINPEDGNRIVDKISNYTQTQFSTIIYNFVDTLVHSRSDSEVLKQLAPDVSAFRSLTETWFQHSSLLRMFKELAREDVTVVVSTDHGSIRAMRDTKVFGDRDAATNLRYKYGRNLRAQDSAAIYIDKPHTYQLPVEPPANSYIIAKEDYYFVYPTNYNKFQNRYRDTFQHGGASMEEMILPVATMKPRE, from the coding sequence ATGTCTAATAAAATTTTATGGGCTGATGATGAGATTGACCAGCTAAAATCTCACATCATCTTTCTCCAAAATAAAGGGTTTGAGGTTACCCCTGTCACCAACGGCAGGGATGCTATCTCTTTGATTAAGTCTCGTACGTTCGACATTGTTTTCCTTGATGAACAGATGCCCGGAATGGACGGCCTTGCCACTCTTGAACAGATCCAGCAGCTACAACCTTCACTGCCTGTTGTAATGATTACCAAGAGCGAAGAGGAATCGATTATGGAGGATGCGATCGGGAATAAAATCTCCGATTACCTGATTAAACCCGTAAATCCAAACCAGATTCTTCTCACTATTAAACGAATTCTTGATAAACGAAGAATTCAAAATGAGAAGGCTGCTCAAACGTATCTGAAAAGTTTTAAAAAACTATCTGCTAAATTTAGTGAGGATACAAGCTGGCAGGAGTGGATCGATATTTATAAACAACTTACACATTGGGAGTTGAATCTTGAAGCGGGTGATGAAGGACTGCAACAGGTTCTGCAGGATCAGTTTCAGCAGGCAAACCAGGCATTTGGTAAATTTATAAAAATGGAATACCGTGGTTGGCTGAAAACACAGGATAATGAGCACCCGGTCTTAAGCCCAAACCTGCTTGAATGGAAAGTCTTTCCCCTGTTGAAGGAGAATAAAACCGTAGTTTTTTTCCTGATTGACTGTATGCGCTACGATCAGTGGCTGCTATTTCAGAGTATGCTGAATGAATATTTTACTATCAATACAGATTTTTATTATTCGATTCTTCCAACGGCAACGCCATTTTCACGGAATGCAATTTTTTCCGGTTTATACCCGCTGGAAATTCAACGCCGATATCCCGATCTGTGGGAGATGGGGCAGGAAGAGAGTTCACTCAACCGACATGAGGAGGTCTTGCTGAAAAGATACTTAAATCGAAACGGGCTGCCTGAACAGGTGAAATACGAGAAGATCATCAACCCGGAAGATGGAAATAGAATTGTGGATAAGATTTCGAATTATACACAGACACAGTTTTCAACGATTATTTATAATTTTGTGGATACACTGGTTCACAGCCGGTCCGATTCTGAAGTTTTAAAACAGCTTGCCCCCGATGTTTCTGCGTTCAGATCGCTTACTGAAACCTGGTTTCAACACTCATCTCTCCTCAGAATGTTTAAAGAACTGGCCAGGGAAGATGTAACTGTTGTGGTTTCCACAGACCATGGATCCATTCGGGCTATGCGTGATACAAAAGTATTTGGAGATCGTGATGCTGCGACGAACTTACGTTACAAATATGGCCGAAATCTCCGGGCGCAGGACAGTGCCGCTATTTATATCGATAAACCCCACACCTACCAGTTGCCCGTGGAGCCTCCCGCAAATTCTTATATCATCGCTAAAGAGGATTACTACTTTGTGTATCCCACCAATTACAACAAATTTCAAAATCGCTATCGGGATACATTTCAGCACGGAGGTGCATCGATGGAGGAGATGATTTTGCCCGTTGCAACGATGAAACCCCGCGAATGA
- the tsaE gene encoding tRNA (adenosine(37)-N6)-threonylcarbamoyltransferase complex ATPase subunit type 1 TsaE, translating into MKTVQSCSPEETIRIAKKFAQTVERGDVICLEGNLGAGKTHFVRGFVQGLGLSGDVVSSPTFTLINEYDGELPVYHFDCYRLEHVEEALEIGAEEYLYGDGVCVIEWPNRITEILPPTSKHVTFSITGKNKREISFNNNL; encoded by the coding sequence ATGAAAACGGTTCAAAGCTGCAGTCCTGAAGAGACGATTCGTATTGCGAAGAAATTTGCTCAAACTGTGGAACGGGGGGATGTCATCTGCCTGGAGGGAAATCTTGGAGCCGGAAAAACTCATTTTGTACGAGGTTTTGTACAGGGGTTGGGACTTTCGGGTGATGTTGTCTCTTCGCCTACGTTTACCCTCATTAATGAGTACGATGGAGAACTACCGGTTTACCATTTTGATTGTTACCGTCTTGAGCATGTTGAGGAAGCTCTTGAAATTGGAGCAGAAGAATATTTATATGGCGACGGCGTTTGCGTAATCGAGTGGCCGAATCGGATTACAGAGATATTGCCACCTACCTCAAAGCATGTTACCTTTAGCATCACTGGAAAGAATAAACGCGAGATTAGTTTCAACAATAATTTATAA
- a CDS encoding PIN domain-containing protein: MSDRYFLDTNIIVYSFDVSDPQKQKTAKKLITDGLIQNQGVISYQVVQEFINVSTRKFETPLSIKDCRQYVDSVLDQMWEVYSSKDLVYSAFDIHERWQYSFYDSLIIAAAIEASCNILYSEDLQHKQKIYSLQILNPFV; this comes from the coding sequence ATGAGCGATAGATATTTTCTTGATACTAATATCATAGTTTATTCCTTTGATGTAAGTGATCCCCAGAAACAGAAGACTGCAAAGAAGTTAATTACAGATGGGCTCATTCAGAATCAAGGTGTTATCAGTTATCAAGTTGTTCAGGAATTTATAAATGTATCAACTCGAAAATTTGAGACTCCATTATCCATAAAAGATTGCCGACAGTATGTTGATTCAGTTCTTGATCAGATGTGGGAAGTGTATTCAAGCAAAGATTTGGTGTATTCAGCTTTTGATATACATGAAAGATGGCAATACTCTTTTTATGATTCTCTGATTATTGCCGCCGCTATCGAAGCATCATGTAATATTCTCTACTCAGAAGACCTACAGCACAAACAAAAAATATACTCGCTCCAAATTCTCAATCCATTTGTTTAA
- a CDS encoding sodium:solute symporter family protein has product MSSGFTIFDWSLIAFYFLFLIWISWKKEWNSEETEEQFLLSGRKVTLPAFVATLVSTWYGGILGVGEWSYQFGISQWLILGAPFYIFSAIFAVFLAGKIRLNKALTIPEAVANQYSERAGRISALPIFILVSPAPYILMLGLIFQFLIGGDAPFLLYASLVALFSVLYIIIGGFGAVIRTDILQVVLMFAGFIILLIFAISEFGGFGILINELPSGHMDITGGHSLQYILVWFFIALWTFVDPSFHQRAAAAESPETAKRGIFWSIAFWVAFDFLTCFAGMYAFAILGEGLDQPVLAYPLLADQILPVGLKGIFFLSLLATIMSTLDSYLFISGQTLGRDYLVKYFPNIRPNLLTRIGILVSAIIGIILIIIYPSVIDLWYVIGSVFIPGLLIPVLGIYLKPFQFPARIVYASIIGCTLVSLTWLILGTVIPQPQSGYAFYGLEPFYPGLFLAILLWVYGRFRMSD; this is encoded by the coding sequence GTGTCTTCAGGTTTTACAATTTTCGATTGGTCTCTTATTGCTTTTTACTTCCTGTTTCTTATCTGGATTAGTTGGAAAAAGGAATGGAATTCGGAAGAGACAGAAGAACAGTTTCTGCTTAGCGGACGAAAGGTTACACTTCCAGCTTTTGTAGCTACACTTGTTTCTACTTGGTATGGAGGAATCCTGGGAGTTGGGGAATGGAGTTACCAATTTGGTATTTCACAATGGCTTATCCTGGGAGCACCATTTTATATTTTCTCAGCCATTTTTGCCGTATTCCTCGCCGGAAAAATTCGGCTGAACAAAGCCCTGACAATCCCTGAAGCTGTTGCCAACCAGTATAGTGAACGTGCGGGGCGCATTAGTGCCCTGCCCATTTTTATCCTGGTCAGCCCTGCCCCTTATATTCTAATGCTTGGCCTGATTTTCCAGTTTCTCATTGGCGGAGATGCCCCTTTTCTACTCTATGCCTCGCTGGTTGCCCTGTTCTCGGTTCTTTATATCATTATCGGGGGATTCGGCGCGGTTATCCGAACGGATATTTTGCAGGTCGTCCTCATGTTTGCCGGTTTTATCATTCTGCTGATTTTTGCCATTTCCGAATTTGGCGGATTTGGTATTCTTATAAATGAACTGCCAAGTGGGCATATGGATATCACCGGCGGCCATTCGCTGCAATATATTCTTGTGTGGTTTTTTATCGCACTGTGGACCTTTGTGGATCCCAGTTTTCATCAGCGGGCGGCAGCAGCGGAATCTCCTGAAACGGCTAAGAGAGGAATTTTTTGGTCCATTGCGTTTTGGGTTGCCTTTGATTTCCTGACCTGTTTTGCCGGCATGTATGCGTTTGCCATTTTGGGTGAAGGGCTTGATCAACCCGTTTTAGCTTATCCTCTTTTAGCCGATCAAATTCTGCCCGTTGGTTTGAAGGGGATCTTCTTTCTCTCTCTTTTAGCAACGATCATGTCTACGTTGGATAGCTATCTTTTCATCTCAGGACAAACCCTTGGGCGAGACTATCTTGTTAAATATTTCCCAAATATTCGGCCGAATCTGTTAACCCGGATTGGAATTTTGGTTTCGGCAATTATTGGTATCATCCTGATTATTATCTATCCAAGTGTGATTGATCTGTGGTATGTCATCGGGTCGGTATTTATTCCCGGATTGTTGATCCCGGTTCTGGGAATCTATCTAAAACCATTCCAGTTTCCAGCCAGAATCGTTTATGCGTCAATCATTGGTTGTACATTGGTCTCTCTGACCTGGCTGATTTTAGGAACCGTTATTCCACAGCCGCAAAGCGGGTATGCATTTTATGGTCTTGAGCCTTTCTATCCCGGACTCTTTTTAGCGATTCTGCTTTGGGTTTATGGGCGATTTAGGATGAGTGATTAA
- a CDS encoding thiamine diphosphokinase, whose protein sequence is MKAVILCDGDIPKKTIIERELFDGNLLIAADGGANRAIELGIQPDVIIGDLDSYNVSGNEEALVIKDEDQETNDLEKALSHVLRKSVSEVTVFGATGKRLDHTLKNLSVLLQYDSHFKSIELIDNYTTIKIIQSPFRETFKIGTMISLFPLSGKVEGITTRGLKYPLKDEALENGIRDGSSNEAVEETVEIKFKKGDLLLLTHH, encoded by the coding sequence ATGAAGGCAGTTATACTTTGCGATGGCGATATTCCAAAAAAAACAATAATCGAGCGAGAATTATTTGATGGAAATCTTCTAATTGCTGCAGATGGCGGGGCTAACCGGGCCATTGAATTGGGTATTCAGCCGGATGTCATCATCGGTGACCTGGATAGCTACAACGTTTCCGGTAATGAAGAGGCGCTTGTTATTAAAGACGAAGATCAGGAAACCAACGATCTTGAAAAAGCTCTCTCCCATGTATTACGAAAATCTGTGAGTGAGGTCACTGTTTTCGGCGCTACGGGAAAACGTCTCGATCATACCTTGAAAAATCTCTCTGTTCTTCTTCAGTACGATTCACATTTTAAGTCGATTGAGCTGATCGATAATTACACTACGATAAAAATTATCCAATCTCCTTTTCGGGAAACTTTTAAAATCGGCACCATGATCTCTCTCTTCCCTCTCTCCGGAAAAGTGGAAGGGATAACAACCAGGGGATTAAAATATCCTTTAAAGGATGAAGCGCTCGAAAACGGCATCCGTGACGGCAGTTCCAATGAAGCGGTGGAAGAAACGGTCGAAATTAAATTCAAAAAAGGAGACCTTCTTCTCCTTACGCATCATTAA
- a CDS encoding bifunctional oligoribonuclease/PAP phosphatase NrnA → MFSEFIKKIKNYSHIGVFSHIRPDGDCIGSQVALSLWLQKNGFEVTAFNEDEIPMNMQWLTRAVDIENPTEEKLAECDLLVMVDGNALHRFGQVAEWLEGKSLPIFMIDHHPNPSDEFDITISVDSASSTCELIYGLYEENDPAQLDEASAKSLYTGIITDTGSLQFESVTPRTVAIVSELLDRGQFRPNEVIEVIYSNKTLPQMKLLSMALETIQLFEDNQIAVMSVTKEMLEETGTSNADCEGFVKYPLSIANIKAAILVKDFHDEGIRISLRSRSNVDVNIWAKELGGGGHKKAAGAWHEGPRKKAIEDLVKIGAKQLKDLETTTVL, encoded by the coding sequence ATGTTTTCTGAGTTTATCAAAAAAATCAAGAATTACAGCCACATTGGGGTCTTCTCGCATATTCGTCCTGATGGAGATTGCATTGGTTCGCAAGTTGCACTTAGTTTGTGGTTGCAAAAAAACGGGTTTGAAGTAACTGCATTTAATGAAGATGAAATTCCAATGAATATGCAGTGGCTGACAAGAGCTGTTGATATTGAGAACCCAACGGAGGAAAAGCTTGCTGAGTGTGATCTGCTTGTGATGGTAGATGGAAATGCACTTCACCGGTTCGGACAAGTTGCGGAGTGGCTTGAAGGTAAATCGTTGCCAATTTTTATGATTGACCATCACCCGAATCCCTCTGATGAGTTTGATATAACAATATCGGTTGATAGTGCCTCTTCGACCTGCGAATTGATCTACGGATTGTATGAAGAGAACGATCCTGCCCAGTTAGATGAAGCCTCTGCTAAATCTCTTTACACCGGAATAATTACAGATACCGGCTCTCTGCAGTTTGAAAGTGTTACCCCGCGAACAGTAGCTATTGTTTCAGAACTTCTTGACAGAGGCCAGTTCCGGCCAAACGAGGTGATTGAAGTGATCTATTCGAATAAAACACTTCCTCAAATGAAGCTTCTCAGTATGGCACTGGAAACCATTCAGCTTTTTGAGGATAATCAAATTGCAGTGATGAGCGTTACAAAAGAGATGCTTGAAGAAACCGGCACATCCAATGCCGATTGTGAAGGGTTTGTTAAATATCCTTTGAGCATCGCAAATATTAAAGCGGCTATCCTTGTCAAAGATTTTCATGATGAGGGCATACGTATCAGTCTTCGCTCAAGAAGTAATGTGGATGTAAATATTTGGGCCAAAGAACTGGGAGGTGGCGGTCATAAAAAGGCGGCAGGTGCCTGGCACGAAGGGCCGCGAAAAAAAGCTATTGAAGACCTTGTTAAAATCGGAGCCAAACAGCTTAAAGATCTTGAAACGACCACTGTTTTATAG
- a CDS encoding trypsin-like peptidase domain-containing protein, with amino-acid sequence MKRPLFYSSLIFLLIFLGCSNPDETAESSGNSEEQPFSAAYLEQNSPEEIISEPENDTPEISESVDVNRSNAITNAVEKASPAVVSIAVTSPRNYQSAQEEFFRFFFGNPPRDNSSMGSGFLISEDGLVVTNQHVVGRNPNEITISTTEGESYDAELIGSDELTDIALLRIQSDHVFPFVEFSDSDEIMVGEWSIALGNPFGLFDDGKPTVTVGVVSAKNRDFRPDPNNPRTYIDMIQTDAAINRGNSGGPLLNSNGEVIGINTFIYTGGTSSGFVGLGFAIPSNRVEKIISQLLTSGSVVLDYDPGMEFTSMTEQLVYRYRLPYVSGLLVTSVNRNGPAYECGIMPGDVIVRIGEERVSSKMHAMALLREYEEGDHMHVELLRDGELYKTEMVLRQKVAAE; translated from the coding sequence TTGAAACGACCACTGTTTTATAGCAGCCTTATTTTCTTATTGATTTTCCTGGGTTGCTCAAACCCGGATGAAACGGCAGAAAGCAGCGGCAATTCAGAAGAACAACCGTTTTCTGCTGCTTACCTTGAGCAAAATTCACCGGAAGAGATCATCAGTGAACCTGAAAATGATACTCCGGAAATTTCTGAATCCGTAGATGTGAACCGCTCCAATGCCATCACAAATGCGGTAGAAAAGGCCAGCCCTGCAGTTGTGAGTATTGCAGTAACCTCTCCGAGAAATTATCAATCGGCCCAGGAGGAATTTTTCCGCTTCTTTTTTGGCAATCCACCACGGGATAACAGCAGTATGGGATCAGGATTTTTAATTAGTGAGGATGGTTTGGTAGTTACAAATCAGCATGTGGTGGGAAGAAATCCTAATGAAATTACCATTTCCACAACGGAGGGAGAGTCGTACGATGCTGAGTTGATCGGCAGCGATGAGCTGACAGATATCGCCCTGCTTCGTATTCAATCCGACCATGTTTTCCCTTTTGTGGAGTTTAGTGATTCTGATGAGATCATGGTTGGTGAATGGTCTATTGCGCTGGGAAATCCATTTGGTTTGTTTGATGATGGAAAGCCAACGGTAACGGTTGGAGTTGTCAGTGCAAAAAATCGTGATTTTCGTCCCGACCCCAACAACCCGCGTACGTATATAGATATGATTCAGACGGATGCAGCAATTAACCGGGGGAATTCGGGCGGACCGTTGTTAAACAGTAATGGTGAAGTGATCGGTATCAATACATTTATCTATACCGGGGGTACCAGCTCCGGTTTTGTAGGCCTGGGATTTGCCATTCCAAGCAACCGGGTTGAAAAAATTATTTCCCAACTGCTTACAAGCGGCAGTGTAGTTTTGGATTACGATCCCGGAATGGAGTTTACCTCCATGACCGAACAACTTGTCTATCGTTACAGGCTTCCGTACGTAAGCGGACTGCTTGTTACAAGTGTAAATAGAAATGGGCCCGCCTACGAATGTGGTATTATGCCGGGCGATGTCATCGTTCGAATAGGGGAAGAACGCGTTTCGAGTAAAATGCATGCAATGGCACTACTGCGAGAATATGAGGAGGGCGACCACATGCATGTGGAGTTGTTGCGTGATGGGGAACTCTACAAAACCGAAATGGTACTTCGCCAAAAGGTTGCCGCTGAGTAG